One Sanguibacter keddieii DSM 10542 genomic window carries:
- a CDS encoding DUF2332 domain-containing protein — translation MGTAEVYRTFGEVSARGTSPVYEDWAVGLSEDAEVLGLVDTLPRSRRQPNLVFGCARLLGVPVEAWSQVRDWFVAHWDLVASEALTRTTQTNEAGRCATLLPVLAGVDGPVALLEVGASAGLCLYPDRYSYRYVDGADEVRVDPVDGPSAVELTCRVDDLARVPRRLPDVVWRAGIDLHPLDITDPDDAAWLDALVWPEHDDRRARLAAAVSVVAAEPPLLVAGDLLDALPGLVAQAPAGATLVVQHSAVLTYVDLAVRERFATRVRELGAVWLSNEGVGVLPQVAETLPPGTDVGGRFVVAQDGVAVALAEQHGRGFARLR, via the coding sequence ATGGGGACGGCCGAGGTCTACCGGACCTTCGGAGAGGTCTCCGCGCGCGGGACGTCCCCGGTGTACGAGGACTGGGCCGTCGGGCTCAGCGAGGACGCCGAGGTGCTCGGGCTCGTGGACACCCTGCCGCGGTCGCGTCGCCAGCCGAACCTCGTCTTCGGGTGTGCCCGGCTGCTCGGGGTGCCTGTCGAGGCGTGGTCGCAGGTCCGCGACTGGTTCGTGGCGCACTGGGACCTCGTGGCGAGCGAGGCGCTGACCCGCACCACCCAGACCAACGAGGCCGGCCGCTGCGCGACCCTCCTGCCCGTCCTGGCGGGCGTCGACGGACCGGTCGCGCTCCTCGAGGTCGGGGCCTCCGCAGGGCTCTGCCTCTACCCGGACCGCTACTCCTACCGCTACGTCGACGGTGCGGACGAGGTGCGGGTCGACCCTGTGGACGGCCCGAGCGCCGTCGAGCTCACGTGCCGCGTCGACGACCTCGCACGCGTCCCGCGACGCCTGCCCGACGTCGTGTGGCGGGCGGGCATCGACCTCCACCCGCTCGACATCACCGACCCCGACGACGCCGCGTGGCTCGACGCGCTCGTCTGGCCCGAGCACGACGACCGCCGAGCACGCCTCGCCGCAGCCGTCTCGGTGGTCGCCGCCGAGCCGCCGCTGCTCGTCGCCGGAGACCTGCTCGACGCGCTGCCAGGCCTCGTCGCCCAGGCCCCTGCCGGCGCGACGCTCGTGGTGCAGCACTCCGCCGTGCTGACCTACGTCGACCTCGCGGTGCGCGAGAGGTTCGCCACCCGGGTGCGCGAGCTGGGCGCGGTGTGGCTGAGCAACGAGGGGGTCGGGGTGCTGCCCCAGGTCGCCGAGACGCTCCCGCCCGGGACAGACGTCGGCGGGCGGTTCGTCGTCGCGCAGGACGGGGTGGCCGTCGCGCTCGCGGAGCAGCACGGGCGCGGGTTCGCTCGGCTGCGGTGA
- a CDS encoding phosphotransferase family protein — protein sequence MDEQQVVRLVRAAAAAFGVDPARLERLGGATGQVLAVDDVVLRVGYPGVLDHEQVASKAAGHVVPVPATLDRYDDPAGDGAVVLLRRAAGTDAGALEGMSPERARRRGVACGRVQVALGQVPAPAGFPTVRDAGPAAERMLLHLDLHPLNILLDDDDQVTAVVDWTNAAAGPATFDLARTASVLTLDPHLVPLLGHPVWDAFLGGWTEAAGLDALPPEATAWACRYMLEDLGGRYPEAGLAHVRAALDDAVTQGAGETPVR from the coding sequence ATGGACGAGCAGCAAGTCGTACGGCTGGTGCGTGCCGCGGCGGCAGCCTTCGGGGTCGACCCGGCACGCCTCGAGAGGCTCGGGGGAGCCACCGGCCAGGTGCTCGCGGTCGACGACGTGGTCCTGCGCGTCGGGTACCCCGGGGTGCTCGATCACGAGCAGGTCGCGTCGAAGGCCGCCGGGCACGTGGTGCCGGTCCCCGCGACGCTCGACCGGTACGACGACCCGGCGGGCGACGGTGCGGTCGTGCTGCTCCGTCGCGCTGCCGGGACGGACGCCGGCGCCCTCGAGGGGATGTCGCCCGAGCGGGCCCGACGCCGCGGCGTCGCGTGCGGCCGGGTGCAGGTGGCCCTCGGGCAGGTGCCCGCACCCGCAGGCTTCCCGACAGTGCGCGACGCCGGCCCGGCCGCGGAGCGCATGCTCTTGCACCTCGACCTGCACCCGCTCAACATCCTGCTCGACGACGACGACCAGGTGACGGCCGTCGTCGACTGGACGAACGCCGCCGCAGGTCCTGCGACCTTCGACCTGGCACGGACGGCCAGCGTGCTCACCCTCGACCCGCACCTCGTACCGCTCCTCGGGCACCCGGTCTGGGACGCCTTCCTCGGAGGGTGGACCGAGGCAGCGGGGCTCGACGCCCTGCCGCCGGAAGCCACCGCGTGGGCGTGCCGGTACATGCTCGAGGACCTCGGGGGGCGGTACCCGGAGGCGGGGCTGGCGCACGTCCGGGCAGCGCTCGACGACGCGGTGACCCAGGGAGCCGGCGAGACCCCGGTGCGGTGA
- a CDS encoding alpha/beta hydrolase, producing the protein MQTADIPGGDVNTEGVVTSARAVRDASERLRSAGDQVVGIWAGLPHCYDAPEAPTLYAAMHPVARDTVTYAEAAGAAATALTRYAEDVASVQARMQVTAPLVEALAGRIAATPVWRSDASITSQNSTLQRQVRGAQEDLDRAADVCAAAIRGALIGGGRAATPWLTAPRPISAGALQQHLTSLDDPRTNPFFFLGKTPADVNARWRGLSPGVQRQLITDRPDLVGNRDGIPAAARDEANRIRLATAREEIEKEIRDLERRLAGDPRFSPHNPDYAGPQLPVGPLLWDEAGQMLLRRARARLEGVAALERVVERGSRQLLTFRPTPYAVRAAVSIGDLDQATHVGILVGGTGTTVAGKAEDIDRDAHALLRTANALEGSHRGTTSLISWLDYDAPPELTNALSPLRSRSAGQDLASFTHGISAIAASQPSVTIFGHSYGALVVNEAAARAPESVQNIVVGGAPGVGRQSADDVTRYTLLAKDDPIRAFHVVAGELLLGHVPDGWPSDETHGPWHRLSTAPHSLEDGSTYLGSSGHSEYLIDQSTSQRSIAALIAGHAPISSH; encoded by the coding sequence GTGCAGACCGCGGACATCCCCGGCGGTGACGTCAACACCGAGGGCGTCGTGACGTCGGCGCGGGCGGTCCGCGACGCGTCGGAGCGACTGCGCAGCGCGGGCGACCAGGTCGTCGGGATCTGGGCCGGGCTGCCGCACTGCTACGACGCACCGGAGGCGCCGACCCTGTACGCCGCCATGCACCCCGTCGCCCGCGACACCGTCACCTACGCAGAGGCGGCCGGCGCCGCAGCCACCGCGCTCACGCGGTACGCCGAGGACGTCGCGTCGGTCCAGGCCCGGATGCAGGTCACCGCGCCCCTCGTCGAGGCCCTCGCTGGTCGGATCGCCGCGACACCGGTCTGGAGGTCCGACGCGTCGATCACCAGCCAGAACTCGACGCTGCAACGCCAGGTCCGCGGCGCTCAAGAGGACCTCGACAGGGCCGCCGACGTCTGCGCCGCGGCGATCCGCGGGGCTCTGATCGGAGGAGGACGCGCCGCGACGCCGTGGCTCACCGCGCCGCGTCCGATCAGCGCCGGTGCGCTGCAGCAGCACCTGACCTCGCTCGACGACCCGCGGACCAACCCGTTCTTCTTTCTCGGCAAGACACCCGCCGACGTCAACGCCCGGTGGCGTGGCCTCAGCCCTGGCGTGCAGCGCCAGCTCATCACGGACCGACCCGACCTCGTCGGCAACCGAGACGGCATCCCAGCCGCTGCCAGGGACGAGGCGAACCGGATCCGCCTCGCGACAGCACGCGAAGAGATCGAGAAGGAGATCCGAGACCTCGAGAGGCGCCTCGCCGGAGACCCCAGGTTCTCACCGCACAACCCGGACTACGCCGGCCCACAGCTCCCAGTCGGGCCGTTGCTGTGGGACGAGGCGGGGCAGATGCTGCTCCGCCGAGCGCGGGCGCGGCTTGAAGGGGTGGCCGCTTTGGAGAGAGTTGTCGAGCGTGGCTCTCGGCAACTCCTCACTTTCCGCCCCACCCCCTATGCAGTACGAGCAGCAGTTTCGATTGGGGACCTAGACCAAGCTACGCACGTAGGGATCCTCGTCGGCGGTACCGGCACCACCGTTGCTGGAAAAGCAGAGGACATCGATCGCGACGCACACGCCCTTCTGCGTACTGCGAACGCCCTCGAGGGCTCGCATCGAGGCACCACCTCTCTCATCTCCTGGTTGGACTACGACGCACCACCTGAATTGACGAACGCCCTTTCGCCGCTGCGCTCTAGGAGCGCAGGCCAAGACCTCGCCTCTTTCACCCATGGAATCTCCGCCATTGCAGCATCTCAACCCAGTGTCACGATCTTCGGACACTCGTATGGCGCCCTTGTCGTGAACGAGGCGGCCGCAAGGGCCCCAGAGTCGGTCCAGAATATCGTCGTCGGCGGCGCCCCCGGAGTTGGTCGCCAGTCAGCGGACGACGTGACCCGCTACACGTTGCTGGCTAAGGACGATCCGATCCGAGCCTTCCACGTCGTCGCGGGCGAACTGCTGCTCGGCCACGTCCCAGACGGGTGGCCTTCTGATGAAACCCACGGTCCATGGCACCGGCTATCGACCGCACCACACTCTCTTGAGGATGGCTCGACGTACCTAGGCAGCTCGGGGCATTCAGAATACTTGATCGACCAAAGCACCAGCCAAAGAAGCATCGCCGCCCTGATCGCCGGCCACGCCCCGATAAGTAGCCATTGA
- a CDS encoding gluconokinase, translating into MSRDDMTPTSSQDPAQPATSHDQVVVGVDIGTTGTKAVAYDATGLALAHATVTYPLDSPHPGYAEQDPEVILEAVRQTVRDVVAELRETDGREVVGLAFSSAMHSLIGLDAEQQPITPSTTWADTRADAQAERLRATPEGLELHRRTGTPVHPMSPLVRLVWFREEEPATHAAVDRWCGIKEYVLLRLSGELVMDLSIASCSGLLDIHQERWDDEALTLAGITAAQLPTVVPTTHVLPLLDDEAHGMGLTAGTALVVGAGDGPLANLGVGAVRPGMVACSLGTSGALRVVVDKPVVDPSGRVFCYALAPGLWVVGGAINNGGIVMRWALDALAPDLGEDGEEALLALAATAPVGSGGLLMLPYLLSERAPRWSSLPQGVYVGLNRTHSREHMVRATIEGVCQQLSLVLDSMRDAGLEITTIRATGGVVRSPLWRQVLADTLDSPIDLTEGQEGSSFGAAILGMAALGLVDSIEQAGASSTVVETVEPDPASAAVYARLRPVFAGLYDALVPTFEALREIAPELPTE; encoded by the coding sequence GTGAGCCGCGACGACATGACGCCGACCAGCAGCCAGGACCCCGCCCAGCCGGCCACGTCTCACGACCAGGTGGTCGTCGGTGTCGACATCGGCACCACGGGGACCAAGGCCGTCGCCTACGACGCCACCGGGCTGGCGCTCGCCCACGCGACCGTCACCTACCCTCTCGACAGCCCGCACCCCGGCTACGCCGAGCAGGACCCCGAGGTGATCCTCGAGGCCGTCCGCCAGACGGTGCGCGACGTCGTCGCCGAGCTGCGCGAGACCGACGGCCGCGAGGTCGTCGGCCTGGCCTTTAGCTCGGCCATGCACTCGCTCATCGGGCTCGACGCCGAGCAGCAGCCGATCACCCCGTCGACCACCTGGGCCGACACCCGGGCCGACGCGCAGGCCGAGCGCCTGCGCGCGACCCCTGAGGGGCTCGAGCTGCACCGCCGGACGGGGACCCCCGTCCACCCCATGTCGCCGCTCGTGCGCCTCGTGTGGTTCCGCGAGGAGGAGCCCGCGACGCACGCCGCCGTCGACCGCTGGTGCGGGATCAAGGAGTACGTCCTGCTGCGCCTGAGCGGCGAGCTGGTCATGGACCTGTCGATCGCGTCCTGCTCCGGGCTGCTCGACATCCACCAGGAGCGCTGGGACGACGAGGCTCTGACACTGGCCGGCATCACCGCCGCGCAGCTGCCCACGGTGGTCCCGACCACCCACGTGCTCCCCCTGCTGGACGACGAGGCCCACGGGATGGGCCTGACCGCAGGCACCGCTCTGGTGGTCGGCGCCGGCGACGGCCCGCTCGCCAACCTCGGTGTCGGTGCGGTGCGCCCCGGGATGGTCGCCTGCTCCCTCGGCACCTCCGGTGCGCTGCGCGTCGTCGTCGACAAGCCCGTGGTCGACCCGTCGGGGAGGGTGTTCTGCTACGCCCTCGCCCCGGGCCTGTGGGTGGTGGGCGGTGCGATCAACAACGGCGGCATCGTCATGCGCTGGGCCCTCGACGCCCTGGCGCCCGACCTCGGCGAGGACGGCGAGGAAGCACTGCTGGCCCTCGCCGCGACGGCTCCCGTGGGCTCCGGCGGGCTGCTCATGCTGCCCTACCTGCTCAGCGAGCGCGCCCCGCGGTGGTCCTCGCTCCCACAGGGCGTGTACGTCGGGCTCAACCGCACGCACAGCCGCGAGCACATGGTCCGCGCCACCATCGAGGGCGTCTGCCAGCAGCTGTCCCTCGTCCTCGACTCCATGCGCGACGCGGGGCTCGAGATCACCACGATCCGGGCGACCGGGGGAGTGGTCCGCAGCCCGCTGTGGCGCCAGGTGCTCGCCGACACCCTCGACTCCCCGATCGACCTCACCGAGGGCCAGGAGGGCTCGAGCTTCGGCGCCGCGATCCTCGGCATGGCGGCCCTCGGGCTGGTGGACTCCATCGAGCAGGCCGGGGCGTCCTCCACCGTCGTCGAGACCGTCGAGCCCGACCCCGCGTCGGCGGCGGTGTACGCACGGCTGCGCCCGGTGTTCGCCGGGCTCTACGACGCACTCGTCCCGACCTTCGAGGCGCTGCGCGAGATCGCTCCCGAGCTGCCGACGGAGTAG
- a CDS encoding GntP family permease, which produces MDDWTQPLGTTPLLLIAAAAILVVLVLIIRFKVHAFLTLVVVSLLTAFATGLPLEDLLTVLTEDGFGKTLANVALLIGLGAMLGKLVEHSGGAKSLADGLVRVFGEKRAVLALGLASLAMGFPMFFDAGLIVMLPVIFAVARRLGGNVLAYGIPAAAAFSVMHVFVPPHPGPVSASELYGANLGLVLLLGLLLVAPVWYVSGYLWGGYVGRKYNLPVPDFFGADVTDGDDVTVPPKPSTVIAVLLLPLVLIFMNTGLSSLASVGAVDAEATWVQVLVIIGSAPVALLISVLVATFVLGTRRGESGSAVERVLDSSLGPVCSVILITGAGGMFGAVLRASGIGDALSDSLASIGLPVIVAAYLVAVVLRVAQGSATVALVTTAGLMAPAVVAGDFSGMQIAAITIATAAGSTFASHVNDSGFWLVGRLMGMDVKTTLKTWTVQQSIQSVIAFALAAAVFSVV; this is translated from the coding sequence ATGGACGACTGGACACAACCCCTGGGGACCACCCCGCTCCTGCTCATCGCCGCTGCGGCCATCCTCGTGGTGCTGGTCCTCATCATCCGGTTCAAGGTCCACGCCTTCCTCACCCTCGTGGTGGTGTCGCTCCTCACAGCGTTCGCGACGGGCCTCCCGCTCGAGGACCTCCTCACGGTGCTCACCGAGGACGGCTTCGGCAAGACCCTCGCGAACGTCGCCCTGCTCATCGGCCTCGGGGCGATGCTCGGCAAGCTCGTCGAGCACAGCGGCGGGGCCAAGTCGCTCGCCGACGGCCTCGTCCGGGTGTTCGGCGAGAAGCGCGCCGTGCTGGCGCTGGGCCTCGCGTCGCTCGCGATGGGCTTCCCGATGTTCTTCGACGCCGGGCTCATCGTCATGCTCCCGGTGATCTTCGCGGTCGCCCGCCGCCTCGGCGGCAACGTCCTCGCGTACGGCATCCCTGCCGCCGCGGCCTTCTCCGTGATGCACGTGTTCGTCCCGCCGCACCCCGGACCGGTCAGCGCGAGCGAGCTCTACGGCGCGAACCTCGGGCTCGTCCTGCTCCTCGGGCTCCTCCTCGTGGCTCCCGTCTGGTACGTCTCCGGTTACCTGTGGGGTGGCTACGTCGGCAGGAAGTACAACCTGCCCGTGCCCGACTTCTTCGGAGCCGACGTCACGGACGGCGACGACGTCACCGTCCCGCCGAAGCCGAGCACCGTCATCGCCGTGCTCCTGCTGCCGCTCGTCCTCATCTTCATGAACACCGGCCTGAGCTCCCTCGCCTCCGTCGGTGCGGTCGACGCCGAGGCCACCTGGGTCCAGGTCCTCGTGATCATCGGTTCCGCCCCGGTCGCCCTGCTCATCTCGGTGCTCGTCGCGACCTTCGTGCTCGGCACCCGCCGTGGCGAGAGCGGCTCGGCCGTCGAGCGGGTCCTCGACTCGTCCCTCGGCCCCGTCTGCTCGGTCATCCTCATCACCGGTGCCGGTGGCATGTTCGGTGCCGTGCTGCGTGCCTCCGGGATCGGCGACGCGCTCTCCGACTCGCTGGCCTCGATCGGCCTGCCCGTCATCGTGGCCGCGTACCTCGTCGCCGTGGTGCTGCGCGTCGCCCAGGGCTCGGCGACCGTCGCCCTGGTGACCACCGCCGGGCTCATGGCACCGGCGGTCGTCGCGGGGGACTTCAGCGGGATGCAGATCGCGGCGATCACCATCGCCACGGCCGCGGGCTCGACCTTCGCCAGCCACGTCAACGACTCCGGTTTCTGGCTCGTCGGACGCCTCATGGGGATGGACGTCAAGACCACCCTCAAGACGTGGACGGTGCAGCAGTCGATCCAGTCCGTCATCGCCTTCGCGCTCGCTGCCGCAGTATTCTCGGTCGTGTGA
- a CDS encoding DUF6507 family protein translates to MTGEAWRVDPAEVDAIVTRTAGPVADVVEARAALQAAFATASASAASGTVAAALDEFATHFAPLLAGVSTTLASARTAATAATSTYARAGDQIAGRVRAESDAAGTARSPFDGRFSGSRGRGSVAIR, encoded by the coding sequence GTGACCGGCGAGGCGTGGCGCGTCGACCCGGCCGAGGTCGACGCGATCGTCACTCGCACCGCGGGCCCCGTCGCCGACGTCGTCGAGGCACGCGCGGCGCTGCAGGCCGCCTTCGCGACGGCCTCCGCCAGTGCCGCCTCCGGCACGGTGGCCGCCGCGCTCGACGAGTTCGCGACGCACTTCGCCCCGCTGCTCGCCGGCGTCAGCACGACCCTCGCGTCCGCGCGGACCGCCGCCACGGCGGCGACCTCGACCTACGCGCGTGCCGGAGACCAGATCGCCGGTCGCGTCCGGGCCGAGAGCGACGCGGCAGGTACGGCTCGCAGCCCCTTCGACGGGCGCTTCTCGGGCAGCCGTGGGCGCGGCTCGGTGGCCATCCGATGA
- the mfd gene encoding transcription-repair coupling factor: MNLTGIISALLEDSGARATVDRVRARGALDVIGPAGVRPPLLAAMAGARASDGLVPETGVEGSRPLVVVTATGREADELASALRCYLPYDDVAVLPAWETLPHERLSPRSDTVAKRIAVFRRLAHPSADLGMTGPVRVLVMPVRALLQPVVDGLGDLEPVRLETRDRADLADVADRLSAAAYARVDMVERRGEFAVRGGILDVFPPTEDHPLRVEFWGEEVEEIRWFAVADQRSLEIADHGVWAPPCREMLLTDDVRDRASALVEQLPGAAEMLDKMGAGIAVEGMESLAPVLVDRMVPVLDLVPDDALVVLSDPERVRRRAHDLVATTQEFLAAAWTSAAAGGSTPIDLSAASFDTIEDARDLSARRGLGWWTLSPFGLDNPEDDTDDEVPVQDPDADTLRIGAREVEAYHGDVARALDDVRGLQHAGWRLIMTTEGHGPAKRMVEQLSGADAPARLVGEITGDPEGGVVLVTPAPLGPGFVAPDLKIAVFSESDMTGRAGSSTRDMRKMPSKRRNVVDPLQLRAGDFVVHEQHGVGRFVELVQRTLGGGAAAATREYLVVEYASSRRGQPGDRLFVPTDQLDQVTKYTGGESPALNKMGGSDWAKTKGRAKKAIKEIASELIRLYSARMATKGHAFGPDTPWQRELEDAFAYTETPDQLATIDEVKQDMEKTIPMDRLVCGDVGYGKTEIAVRAAFKAVQDGKQVAVLVPTTLLVQQHYDTFAERYAGFPVVVKGLSRFQTDKEAKEIVDGLKEGTVDVVIGTHRLLSGSIKFKDLGLVVVDEEQRFGVEHKETLKQLRTNVDVLAMSATPIPRTLEMAVTGIREMSTLATPPEERHPVLTYVGAYDDKQITAAIRRELLREGQLFYVHNKVDSIDRTAARLKELVPEARIEVAHGKMGEHQLERVIMDFWEKKFDVLVCTTIIETGLDISNANTLILERADMLGLSQLHQLRGRVGRGRDRAYAYFLYPPERPLTETAHDRLATIAANTDLGSGMAVAMKDLEIRGAGNLLGGEQSGHIAGVGFDLYVRMVGEAVAAFRGEAEEEAPEVTIELPVDAHLPHDYIGHERLRLEAYRKIAAAQDETALTDIRAELVDRYGALPEVVGNLFDVAAFRNYARAAGLSDITAQGKFVRFAPVDLAESAELRLKRLYPGTILKPAIRSVLVPFPTTGRIGGRPLRGAEILAWATELIDAVIKGDVSAAASVGTRR; the protein is encoded by the coding sequence ATGAATCTCACGGGCATCATCTCCGCTCTCCTCGAGGACTCGGGCGCGCGCGCCACGGTCGACCGTGTGCGTGCCCGCGGCGCGCTCGACGTCATCGGCCCGGCCGGTGTGCGTCCGCCGCTGCTCGCCGCCATGGCGGGGGCCCGGGCGAGCGACGGGCTCGTGCCCGAGACCGGTGTGGAGGGCTCGCGCCCGCTCGTCGTCGTCACCGCGACCGGGCGTGAGGCCGACGAGCTCGCCTCCGCGCTGCGCTGCTACCTGCCCTACGACGACGTCGCCGTGCTGCCCGCGTGGGAGACGCTGCCGCACGAGCGGCTGTCGCCGCGCTCGGACACCGTGGCCAAGCGCATCGCCGTGTTCCGCCGGCTCGCCCACCCCTCGGCCGACCTCGGCATGACCGGTCCCGTGCGGGTGCTCGTCATGCCCGTGCGCGCCCTGCTGCAGCCCGTCGTCGACGGCCTCGGCGACCTCGAGCCGGTGCGCCTCGAGACGCGCGACCGCGCCGACCTGGCCGACGTCGCCGACCGCCTCTCCGCAGCTGCCTACGCGCGCGTCGACATGGTCGAGCGTCGCGGCGAGTTCGCCGTCCGCGGTGGCATCCTCGACGTGTTCCCGCCGACCGAGGACCACCCGCTACGCGTGGAGTTCTGGGGTGAGGAGGTCGAGGAGATCCGCTGGTTCGCGGTCGCCGACCAGCGCTCGCTCGAGATCGCCGACCACGGCGTGTGGGCACCGCCGTGCCGCGAGATGCTCCTCACCGACGACGTCCGCGACCGTGCCTCCGCTCTCGTGGAACAGCTGCCGGGCGCAGCCGAGATGCTCGACAAGATGGGTGCGGGCATCGCCGTCGAGGGCATGGAGTCCCTCGCGCCGGTCCTCGTCGACCGTATGGTCCCCGTCCTCGACCTCGTGCCGGACGACGCGCTCGTCGTGCTGAGCGACCCCGAGCGTGTGCGCCGCCGCGCGCACGACCTCGTGGCCACCACCCAGGAGTTCCTCGCCGCCGCGTGGACGTCGGCTGCGGCTGGCGGCTCGACGCCCATCGACCTGAGCGCGGCGTCCTTCGACACCATCGAGGACGCCCGCGACCTCTCGGCCCGTCGCGGCCTCGGCTGGTGGACCCTCAGCCCCTTCGGGCTCGACAACCCCGAGGACGACACCGACGACGAGGTGCCCGTCCAGGACCCTGACGCCGACACGCTGCGCATCGGCGCGCGTGAGGTCGAGGCGTACCACGGTGACGTGGCGCGGGCCCTCGACGACGTGCGCGGCCTGCAGCACGCCGGGTGGCGCCTCATCATGACCACCGAGGGTCACGGTCCCGCCAAGCGCATGGTCGAGCAGCTCAGCGGCGCCGACGCGCCGGCGCGCCTCGTCGGCGAGATCACCGGCGACCCCGAGGGCGGCGTCGTCCTCGTGACCCCCGCGCCGCTCGGCCCGGGGTTCGTCGCGCCCGACCTCAAGATCGCGGTGTTCTCCGAGTCGGACATGACCGGCCGCGCCGGGTCGTCGACCCGTGACATGCGCAAGATGCCGTCCAAGCGGCGCAACGTCGTCGACCCGCTGCAGCTGCGCGCCGGGGACTTCGTGGTCCACGAGCAGCACGGTGTCGGACGCTTCGTCGAGCTGGTGCAGCGCACCCTCGGCGGTGGCGCGGCCGCCGCGACCCGCGAGTACCTCGTGGTCGAGTACGCCTCCTCGCGGCGCGGACAGCCGGGCGACCGGCTGTTCGTGCCCACCGACCAGCTCGACCAGGTGACCAAGTACACCGGTGGCGAGTCGCCCGCCCTCAACAAGATGGGTGGCTCGGACTGGGCCAAGACCAAGGGCCGCGCCAAGAAGGCCATCAAGGAGATCGCCTCGGAGCTCATCCGCCTGTACTCGGCGCGCATGGCCACGAAGGGGCACGCCTTCGGGCCGGACACCCCGTGGCAGCGCGAGCTCGAGGACGCCTTCGCGTACACGGAGACGCCCGACCAGCTGGCGACCATCGACGAGGTCAAGCAGGACATGGAGAAGACGATCCCCATGGACCGTCTGGTCTGCGGCGACGTCGGCTACGGCAAGACCGAGATCGCGGTGCGGGCGGCCTTCAAGGCCGTGCAGGACGGCAAGCAGGTCGCGGTCCTCGTGCCGACGACGCTGCTCGTGCAGCAGCACTACGACACCTTCGCCGAGCGGTACGCCGGGTTCCCCGTGGTGGTCAAGGGCCTCTCGCGCTTCCAGACGGACAAGGAGGCCAAGGAGATCGTCGACGGCCTCAAGGAGGGGACGGTCGACGTGGTCATCGGCACGCACCGCCTGCTGTCCGGGTCGATCAAGTTCAAGGACCTGGGGCTGGTGGTGGTCGACGAGGAGCAGCGCTTCGGTGTCGAGCACAAGGAGACCCTCAAGCAGCTGCGCACCAACGTCGACGTGCTCGCCATGAGCGCGACGCCGATCCCCAGGACCCTCGAGATGGCTGTCACGGGGATCCGTGAGATGTCGACGCTCGCGACGCCGCCGGAGGAGCGCCACCCGGTGCTCACCTACGTCGGTGCGTACGACGACAAGCAGATCACCGCGGCGATCCGCCGTGAGCTGCTCCGTGAGGGCCAGCTGTTCTACGTGCACAACAAGGTCGACTCGATCGACCGGACCGCGGCCCGCCTCAAGGAGCTGGTGCCGGAGGCGCGCATCGAGGTGGCGCACGGGAAGATGGGCGAGCACCAGCTGGAGCGCGTCATCATGGACTTCTGGGAGAAGAAGTTCGACGTGCTGGTCTGCACGACCATCATCGAGACGGGGCTGGACATCTCGAACGCGAACACCCTGATCCTCGAGCGCGCGGACATGCTGGGCCTGTCGCAGCTGCACCAGCTGCGCGGGCGCGTGGGTCGTGGGCGGGACCGTGCGTACGCGTACTTCCTCTACCCGCCGGAGCGGCCGCTGACGGAGACTGCGCACGACCGTCTGGCGACCATCGCCGCGAACACGGACCTGGGCTCGGGCATGGCGGTGGCCATGAAGGACCTGGAGATCCGTGGTGCGGGCAACCTGCTGGGTGGTGAGCAGTCGGGGCACATCGCGGGGGTGGGCTTCGACCTGTACGTGCGGATGGTCGGCGAGGCGGTCGCGGCGTTCCGTGGTGAGGCGGAGGAGGAGGCCCCCGAGGTCACCATCGAGCTCCCGGTCGACGCGCACCTGCCGCACGACTACATCGGGCACGAGCGGCTGCGCCTCGAGGCGTACCGGAAGATCGCTGCGGCGCAGGACGAGACGGCGCTCACGGACATCCGTGCGGAGCTCGTGGACAGGTACGGTGCGCTGCCCGAGGTGGTGGGCAACCTGTTCGACGTGGCGGCGTTCCGCAACTACGCCCGTGCGGCGGGCCTGTCGGACATCACCGCGCAGGGCAAGTTCGTGCGCTTCGCGCCCGTCGACCTGGCCGAGTCCGCTGAGCTGCGCCTCAAGCGCCTGTACCCGGGCACCATCCTCAAGCCCGCGATCCGCTCCGTGCTCGTGCCCTTCCCGACGACCGGCCGCATCGGCGGCCGCCCGCTGCGAGGCGCCGAGATCCTCGCCTGGGCGACCGAGCTCATCGACGCGGTGATCAAGGGCGACGTGAGTGCGGCGGCTTCGGTGGGGACGCGGCGCTAA